One Amycolatopsis thermophila DNA segment encodes these proteins:
- a CDS encoding C40 family peptidase, with the protein MRIGVLVGVLVAVLFAGVATVGVVAKVVTDQQQAQMQAAYTNVSCDAAIGPSQPGSDQGAAQARRLDDQQQFIIKQIIEIGKQRGLAPRAWQIAIQAGMTESNMRNLSFGDRDSLGIFQMRPSMGWGSVAQLQDIPYQINKFYDVLLTVPGWDKQRPGASAQDVERSAFPERYHKWEQMAAHLVENLGQVADMVGCGQSAGLALPPNNAAAAAIQFALGEQGKPYVWGATGPNSYDCSGLMLRAYEAAGITLSRVSRDQYKNGAMLPVRDAQPGDLLFWAYDPTNPATIHHVAMYLGDGKIVEAQQTGVPVHTRKVSWNEDELVPQAVRPGV; encoded by the coding sequence ATGCGGATCGGTGTCCTCGTCGGCGTTCTCGTCGCCGTGTTGTTCGCCGGTGTCGCGACTGTCGGCGTGGTCGCGAAGGTCGTCACCGACCAGCAGCAGGCCCAGATGCAGGCCGCCTACACCAACGTCAGCTGCGACGCCGCGATCGGTCCGAGCCAGCCGGGTTCCGACCAGGGCGCGGCCCAGGCCCGCAGGCTCGACGACCAGCAGCAGTTCATCATCAAGCAGATCATCGAGATCGGGAAGCAGCGAGGGCTCGCCCCGCGGGCCTGGCAGATCGCGATCCAGGCCGGCATGACCGAGTCCAACATGCGCAACCTCAGCTTCGGCGACCGCGACTCGCTGGGGATCTTCCAGATGCGCCCGTCGATGGGCTGGGGGTCGGTCGCCCAGCTGCAGGACATTCCTTACCAGATCAACAAGTTCTACGACGTCCTGCTCACCGTGCCCGGCTGGGACAAGCAGCGCCCGGGCGCCTCCGCGCAGGACGTGGAGCGGTCGGCGTTCCCCGAGCGCTACCACAAGTGGGAGCAGATGGCGGCCCACCTGGTGGAGAACCTCGGCCAGGTCGCGGACATGGTCGGCTGCGGTCAGAGCGCGGGCCTGGCGCTGCCGCCGAACAACGCGGCGGCCGCGGCGATCCAGTTCGCGTTGGGGGAGCAGGGCAAGCCGTACGTGTGGGGCGCGACCGGCCCGAACTCCTACGACTGCTCGGGTCTGATGCTGCGCGCCTACGAGGCCGCGGGCATCACGCTGTCCCGGGTGTCGCGGGACCAGTACAAGAACGGCGCGATGCTGCCGGTGCGTGACGCCCAGCCGGGTGACCTGCTCTTCTGGGCGTACGACCCAACCAACCCGGCGACCATCCACCACGTCGCGATGTACCTTGGCGACGGGAAGATCGTGGAGGCGCAGCAGACCGGGGTGCCGGTGCACACCCGGAAGGTCTCCTGGAACGAAGACGAGCTTGTGCCGCAGGCAGTCCGGCCCGGCGTGTAG
- a CDS encoding magnesium transporter — MTLLTVLSVLALAGGWHALKRGLKNRGGRRKRPSRWAAVAGVALLVGLQTIVMSPAASAAACGDAPNPERPGSGLVGALDPPARHGEDGSGYLDYSYAGTVWYVYQTDCGPLSGITSPNTTIDTWAGNQLFNIGKNIVGATNSLHYTVMEGGLLNPIYNAVKSGAEKVYNNVYAQLFGLFALVLAIMMFRNIWRGDLSAVSKRGLYALGAVWLAASSMAMLQYFDPIDRAIVQTSTNIQAGFVDNSGDRIVREVLPTDLYNQVIYSNWLRGEFGAPDAPQAQQFGRPLLDAQAFTWNQIRNGDDANQGVVDSKKAAYKNISTQLGPATQYFTGEGGSRTGSGFLALGQSLVYALFQLLAKASVLLAQVLIRLFVLTAPLIGLVALVHHDILRRVARLLGAVGFNLLVLSVLAGVHALLLQAIFAAGNSLSILTQMVMAGLVTVLLFLVGRPVRRLWQMVEMSVGMVGSSIPAPSGGLFSRFRKKQGPTPQDEFWESVREGEESEVASPTGSAGRGRPEATVFATAQRLDGAGAMAARPAAAWSGAPWPGGGAALPGRSRPGLPAGGRNQPAFAGYAPEGADPDAFVYSAPPGTTRRSDGWMPPVAQRPSRRVDTSPVYDRGWDEPDPVVIPSRISRPGVAATPAQRPEPRRAGQELVGGKPVHVLYRPSRGLEVRDDSRDTDRIVR, encoded by the coding sequence ATGACGCTCCTGACGGTCCTGAGCGTGCTCGCGCTGGCCGGCGGCTGGCACGCGCTGAAACGAGGCCTGAAGAACCGCGGCGGCCGGCGCAAGAGACCCTCCCGGTGGGCCGCCGTCGCGGGAGTCGCACTGCTCGTCGGCCTGCAGACGATCGTCATGTCGCCGGCCGCATCAGCCGCCGCCTGCGGCGACGCGCCGAACCCCGAGCGGCCGGGTTCGGGTCTGGTGGGTGCGCTCGATCCGCCCGCTCGGCACGGTGAGGACGGCAGCGGCTACCTGGACTACAGCTACGCCGGAACCGTCTGGTACGTCTACCAGACCGACTGCGGCCCGTTGTCCGGGATCACCAGTCCGAACACGACCATCGACACCTGGGCCGGTAACCAGCTCTTCAACATCGGCAAGAACATCGTCGGTGCGACGAACTCGCTGCACTACACGGTCATGGAGGGTGGCCTCCTCAACCCGATCTACAACGCCGTCAAATCGGGTGCGGAAAAGGTCTACAACAACGTCTACGCGCAGCTGTTCGGTCTGTTCGCCCTCGTCCTCGCCATCATGATGTTCCGCAACATCTGGCGGGGCGACCTGTCGGCGGTGAGCAAACGCGGGCTCTACGCGCTGGGCGCTGTGTGGCTGGCGGCGTCGTCCATGGCGATGCTGCAGTACTTCGACCCCATCGACCGGGCCATCGTGCAGACCAGCACCAACATCCAAGCCGGGTTCGTCGACAACTCGGGCGACCGGATCGTGCGCGAAGTTCTGCCCACGGATCTGTACAACCAGGTCATCTACAGCAACTGGCTGCGCGGCGAGTTCGGCGCGCCGGACGCGCCGCAGGCCCAGCAGTTCGGGCGGCCCCTGCTCGACGCGCAGGCCTTCACCTGGAACCAGATCCGCAACGGTGACGACGCCAACCAGGGTGTGGTGGACTCGAAGAAGGCCGCGTACAAGAACATCTCCACCCAGCTTGGCCCGGCCACCCAGTACTTCACGGGTGAGGGCGGCAGCCGGACGGGGTCCGGGTTCCTCGCGCTCGGCCAGAGCCTGGTCTACGCGTTGTTCCAGCTGCTGGCGAAGGCGTCGGTACTGCTCGCGCAGGTGCTCATCCGGCTCTTCGTGCTCACCGCGCCGCTGATCGGCCTGGTGGCGCTCGTCCACCACGACATCCTCCGGCGCGTCGCGCGTCTGCTCGGTGCCGTCGGCTTCAACCTGCTCGTCCTCTCCGTCCTCGCCGGCGTGCACGCGCTGCTCCTGCAGGCGATCTTCGCCGCGGGGAATTCGCTCTCGATTCTCACCCAGATGGTCATGGCGGGTCTGGTGACGGTTCTGCTGTTCCTCGTCGGGCGGCCGGTGCGGCGCCTGTGGCAGATGGTCGAGATGTCGGTCGGCATGGTGGGGTCGTCCATCCCGGCCCCCAGCGGTGGCCTGTTCAGCCGCTTCCGCAAGAAGCAGGGCCCGACCCCGCAGGACGAGTTCTGGGAAAGCGTCCGCGAGGGCGAGGAGAGCGAGGTCGCGAGCCCGACCGGGTCGGCCGGCCGCGGGCGTCCCGAGGCGACGGTGTTCGCCACCGCGCAGCGCCTCGACGGTGCCGGCGCGATGGCGGCCCGCCCCGCGGCCGCGTGGTCCGGCGCGCCCTGGCCCGGCGGCGGGGCCGCTCTGCCCGGACGGTCCAGGCCCGGTCTGCCCGCGGGCGGCCGCAACCAGCCGGCCTTCGCCGGGTACGCCCCGGAAGGCGCGGATCCCGACGCGTTCGTCTACTCCGCCCCGCCGGGCACCACGCGCCGGTCGGACGGCTGGATGCCGCCCGTCGCGCAACGGCCCAGCCGCCGGGTGGACACCTCGCCCGTGTACGACCGGGGCTGGGACGAACCCGACCCCGTCGTCATCCCGTCGCGCATCTCCCGGCCGGGCGTCGCCGCGACACCGGCGCAGCGCCCGGAGCCGCGCCGCGCGGGGCAGGAACTCGTCGGCGGCAAACCGGTCCACGTGCTGTACCGGCCCTCGCGCGGGCTCGAGGTCCGCGACGACTCCCGTGACACCGACCGGATCGTGCGGTGA
- a CDS encoding ATP-binding protein yields MFGSGGRRKAGKPDPSGATQWPPQNGRAPGKQSGRRLPGEQAIPSYTPSISLRTIDGHLVRTENEVYAWYRLAPQRWSFRSDSQRRDLIAAIAGQYAELQGRWLHLRVTTRPYPIRMWAEAHVHNAIRRPQDVPGALSFDDYLIGEQQQLLGRSMAEKEVYIGVQVQTRRVVDRAVERAAPLLRRILPEAVDAELAALDSEVEHLDQVIGSSGLEGRPVHAEEMSWLMHRSCSLGLPAPRHLPAVPGATWEPEDLASFTDAADFHAEPYAPTLTVRGRTGSNAGVQRHLAVLTVGQMHGLQIPEVDDPWVQHADRLPASVEWSARIYVRRPEEVAGELQRQMNKVRSQVKHYTDEHELEPPQSLARQATRVLEIDDEMTSGFTALATRVRSWWRLAVSGDTEREALRLAQQLLDLYKPKIAIEHPEAQYSLAREFIPGEPLSSAAYMRRGSVVWAAAAVPTATAEVGDRRGILLGETCTATRRPVAWDPWMAQEIRDGSGLTAMVAGLGGGKSFLGGGIVYKTLRAGAHWTLLDPSGPLSRLCDLPEIRPYARPINLLNAQPGILNPYRVVAEPLLEHFLDEDDPERAWRRERALAGATRRRLVLDVLTGVLPYEVARMPQSRIVLLRAVRAVGGRYDADPGQVIDALRRDASEHHEHAIVVADFLDEMRERMSLLIPENDADPYSETRDDRLTVLTMAGLTLPKDGVGREHWTDAEALGVEMLNLAAWLTQRSVYEKPKDLRKGVWIDEAFFLSEVPTGRVLMNRFARDSRKWNVRVLLSSQIPADFLKIQGFVALLDSVFVGRLDDDEAQADALRLLKVPVGVGYEQVVASLGRRPGAQRGLERDREPRQFIFGDGAGGVERIRVDFSGPHLAHLRAALDTTPGSKDALPADTHARDSEPAAGERHVPVPPPDDELEPDLELAAEREVGLTEEQILAEEVPGSADGERDGERDGERAGAGKRGGWDAA; encoded by the coding sequence TTGTTCGGAAGCGGCGGACGCCGGAAGGCCGGGAAGCCCGACCCCAGCGGGGCCACGCAGTGGCCGCCGCAGAACGGTCGCGCCCCCGGCAAGCAGTCCGGTCGCCGGCTGCCCGGTGAACAGGCCATACCCAGCTACACCCCGTCGATCTCGCTCCGCACGATCGACGGCCACCTGGTGCGCACGGAGAACGAGGTCTACGCCTGGTACCGGCTGGCGCCGCAGCGCTGGTCGTTCCGCTCGGACTCCCAGCGCCGGGACCTGATCGCCGCGATCGCGGGCCAGTACGCGGAGCTGCAGGGCCGCTGGCTGCACCTGCGCGTCACGACGCGGCCGTACCCGATCCGCATGTGGGCGGAGGCCCACGTCCACAACGCCATCCGCCGCCCGCAGGACGTGCCCGGCGCGCTGTCGTTCGACGACTACCTGATCGGGGAGCAGCAGCAGCTGCTCGGCCGGTCGATGGCCGAGAAAGAGGTCTACATCGGCGTCCAGGTGCAGACCCGGCGTGTCGTCGACCGCGCGGTGGAGCGCGCCGCGCCCCTGCTGCGCCGCATCCTGCCCGAGGCGGTCGACGCCGAACTGGCCGCGCTGGACTCCGAGGTCGAGCACCTGGACCAGGTGATCGGCTCGTCCGGTCTGGAGGGCCGCCCGGTGCACGCCGAGGAGATGTCCTGGCTGATGCACCGGTCCTGCTCGCTGGGCCTGCCCGCGCCCCGGCACCTGCCCGCCGTGCCCGGCGCGACCTGGGAGCCGGAGGACCTGGCCAGCTTCACCGACGCGGCGGACTTCCACGCCGAGCCGTACGCGCCGACGCTCACCGTGCGCGGCCGCACCGGGTCGAACGCCGGGGTGCAGCGGCACCTCGCGGTGCTGACCGTCGGCCAGATGCACGGCCTGCAGATCCCCGAGGTCGACGACCCGTGGGTGCAACACGCGGACCGGCTGCCCGCTTCGGTGGAGTGGTCGGCCCGCATCTACGTGCGCCGTCCCGAGGAGGTGGCCGGCGAGCTGCAGCGCCAGATGAACAAGGTGCGCTCGCAGGTCAAGCACTACACCGACGAGCACGAGCTGGAGCCGCCGCAGTCGCTGGCGCGGCAGGCGACGCGCGTGCTCGAGATCGACGACGAGATGACGTCCGGCTTCACCGCGCTGGCCACCCGCGTGCGGTCGTGGTGGCGGCTCGCGGTGTCCGGCGACACCGAACGCGAGGCGCTGCGCCTGGCCCAGCAGCTGCTCGACCTGTACAAGCCGAAGATCGCCATCGAGCACCCGGAGGCGCAGTACTCGCTGGCCAGGGAGTTCATCCCGGGCGAGCCGCTGTCCTCGGCCGCCTACATGCGGCGCGGGTCGGTCGTGTGGGCCGCGGCCGCGGTGCCGACGGCGACCGCGGAGGTCGGTGACCGCCGGGGCATCCTGCTCGGCGAGACGTGCACCGCGACGCGGCGTCCGGTGGCCTGGGACCCGTGGATGGCGCAGGAGATCCGCGACGGGTCGGGTCTGACCGCGATGGTCGCCGGCCTCGGTGGCGGCAAGTCGTTCCTCGGCGGCGGCATCGTCTACAAGACGCTGCGCGCGGGGGCGCACTGGACGCTGCTGGACCCGTCCGGCCCGCTGTCCCGCTTGTGCGACCTGCCGGAGATCCGGCCGTACGCGCGGCCCATCAACTTGCTGAATGCACAGCCCGGCATCCTGAACCCGTACCGCGTGGTGGCCGAGCCGCTGCTCGAGCACTTCCTGGACGAGGACGACCCGGAGCGGGCGTGGCGGCGCGAGCGCGCGCTGGCGGGCGCGACCCGGCGGCGCCTCGTGCTCGACGTGCTCACCGGCGTGCTGCCCTACGAGGTGGCGCGCATGCCGCAGAGCCGGATCGTGCTGCTGCGGGCGGTGCGTGCGGTCGGTGGCCGCTACGACGCGGACCCGGGCCAGGTGATCGACGCGCTGCGGCGGGACGCGAGCGAGCACCACGAGCACGCGATCGTCGTCGCGGACTTCCTCGACGAGATGCGTGAGCGCATGTCGCTGCTGATCCCGGAGAACGACGCGGACCCGTACTCGGAGACGCGTGACGACCGGTTGACGGTGCTGACCATGGCCGGCCTGACATTGCCCAAGGACGGCGTCGGCCGCGAGCACTGGACCGACGCCGAGGCGCTCGGTGTCGAGATGCTGAACCTGGCCGCGTGGCTGACCCAGCGGTCGGTGTACGAGAAGCCCAAGGACCTGCGCAAGGGCGTGTGGATCGACGAGGCGTTCTTCCTGTCCGAGGTGCCGACCGGGCGCGTGCTGATGAACCGGTTCGCGCGTGACTCGCGGAAGTGGAACGTCCGCGTCCTGCTGTCGTCGCAGATCCCGGCCGACTTCCTGAAGATCCAGGGGTTCGTCGCGCTGCTGGACTCGGTGTTCGTCGGGCGCCTCGACGACGACGAGGCGCAGGCCGACGCGCTGCGGCTGTTGAAGGTGCCGGTGGGGGTCGGGTACGAGCAGGTGGTCGCGTCGCTGGGCCGGCGGCCCGGTGCGCAGCGCGGTCTGGAGCGCGACCGCGAGCCGAGGCAGTTCATCTTCGGGGACGGTGCCGGTGGCGTGGAGCGGATCCGGGTGGACTTCTCGGGCCCGCACCTGGCCCACCTGCGCGCGGCCCTGGACACGACGCCGGGCTCGAAGGACGCCCTGCCCGCCGACACGCACGCGCGGGACTCCGAGCCGGCCGCCGGGGAACGGCACGTCCCGGTGCCGCCCCCCGACGACGAGCTGGAGCCGGACCTGGAGCTCGCCGCGGAGCGCGAAGTGGGGCTCACGGAGGAGCAGATCCTGGCCGAGGAGGTGCCCGGATCGGCCGACGGCGAGCGGGACGGTGAGCGGGACGGTGAGCGCGCGGGAGCGGGCAAACGCGGCGGCTGGGACGCCGCATGA
- a CDS encoding SCO6745 family protein, which yields MDHEEARAVAYRCHRVLEPLHSFVYFAPEAEQALTAAGLRPGRMGYFASRSAPMGRVTADVVAATFYNFNPELVARHIPRAWTLAEPSRILEARLSAADAGLRRVLGELVTSPRLAEAAELAREACEACTVEGRPLFAGHAGLAWPSEPHLVLWHAATLLREYRGDGHIAALVGHGLGGLAALITYTATGKGFLLPVAKASRGWSDEQWDAGVADLREQGLLDEEGRLTAEGTVLRESVEEQTNASAVAPWRRLGAEKAARLHDLARELARTAVANGAFPDGVFATPRA from the coding sequence GTGGATCACGAAGAAGCCCGCGCCGTCGCGTACCGGTGCCACCGGGTGCTGGAGCCGCTGCACTCGTTCGTCTACTTCGCGCCCGAGGCCGAGCAGGCACTGACCGCCGCGGGGCTGCGTCCCGGCCGGATGGGCTACTTCGCGAGCCGCTCCGCGCCGATGGGCCGGGTGACCGCGGACGTCGTCGCGGCCACCTTCTACAACTTCAACCCGGAGCTGGTCGCCCGGCACATCCCGCGGGCGTGGACGCTCGCCGAGCCGTCGCGCATCCTCGAGGCGCGGTTGTCGGCGGCGGACGCCGGGTTGCGCCGGGTGCTGGGGGAGCTCGTCACCTCGCCCCGGCTGGCCGAGGCGGCGGAGCTGGCGCGCGAGGCCTGCGAGGCGTGCACGGTCGAGGGCCGGCCGTTGTTCGCGGGGCACGCGGGGCTGGCCTGGCCGTCGGAGCCGCACCTGGTCCTCTGGCACGCGGCGACCCTGCTGCGCGAGTACCGCGGCGACGGCCACATCGCCGCGCTGGTCGGCCACGGCCTCGGCGGGCTCGCGGCGCTGATCACCTACACCGCGACGGGCAAGGGCTTTCTGCTGCCGGTGGCGAAGGCGTCCCGCGGCTGGTCCGACGAGCAGTGGGACGCCGGTGTGGCGGACCTGCGGGAACAGGGCCTGCTCGACGAGGAGGGCCGGCTCACCGCGGAGGGCACCGTGCTGCGGGAGAGCGTCGAGGAGCAGACGAACGCGTCGGCGGTCGCCCCGTGGCGCCGCCTGGGGGCCGAGAAGGCCGCCCGGCTGCACGACCTGGCCCGCGAACTGGCCCGGACCGCCGTGGCGAACGGCGCCTTCCCGGACGGCGTGTTCGCGACCCCGCGCGCCTGA
- a CDS encoding SLC13 family permease: protein MVAAVGSLGALAAVLGFAVARPRGWPEALVAVPAALVVLATGLVSLPEARDQVLTMAPTLGFLAAILALADLADREGVFSWLGARLATACRGHPRTLLVLTFAAAGGTTAVLSLDATVVLLTPVVLATTRTLDLPPKPHVYACAHLANSASTLLPVSNLTNLLAFAASGLSFTGFAAIMALPWLVTVAIELAVFLWFFRRDLTGRTSARRDDRPAPVFALVVLGLTLAGFGAGPVIGLAPGWVAAIAAAVLAARALARRETTPRRLVVAANPLLTLFVLGLAIVVQAVSDHLLGGPLRALLPDTAGLPELLLTAFVAAALANLLNNLPATLLLLAVLGPHPDTGVLLAVLLGVNIGPNATYLGSLATLLWRRVLGRDAPGLGEFTRLGLVTVLVSLAAATVALWLALP from the coding sequence GTGGTCGCGGCGGTCGGGAGCCTCGGGGCGCTCGCCGCCGTTCTCGGATTCGCCGTGGCGCGTCCGCGTGGCTGGCCGGAGGCGCTCGTCGCCGTTCCGGCCGCACTCGTCGTCCTCGCGACCGGGCTCGTGTCGCTCCCCGAGGCCCGCGACCAGGTCCTGACCATGGCGCCGACCCTCGGGTTCCTGGCGGCGATCCTCGCCCTGGCCGACCTCGCCGACCGCGAGGGCGTCTTCTCCTGGCTCGGCGCGCGCCTGGCCACCGCGTGCCGCGGCCACCCGCGCACACTGCTCGTCCTGACCTTCGCCGCCGCCGGGGGCACCACCGCCGTCCTCAGCCTCGACGCGACCGTCGTCCTGCTCACGCCGGTCGTCCTGGCCACGACGAGGACGCTCGACCTGCCGCCCAAGCCACACGTCTACGCCTGCGCGCACCTGGCGAACTCCGCGTCGACCCTGCTGCCGGTGTCGAACCTGACCAACCTGCTGGCCTTCGCCGCGTCCGGGCTCTCCTTCACCGGGTTCGCCGCGATCATGGCGCTGCCGTGGCTGGTCACGGTCGCGATCGAGCTCGCGGTCTTCCTGTGGTTCTTCCGCCGGGACCTGACCGGACGGACCAGCGCCCGGCGCGACGACCGCCCGGCGCCGGTCTTCGCACTCGTCGTCCTCGGGCTGACGCTCGCCGGGTTCGGCGCCGGTCCGGTGATCGGGCTCGCGCCGGGCTGGGTCGCGGCGATCGCCGCCGCCGTGCTCGCCGCCCGAGCGCTCGCCCGACGGGAGACGACCCCGCGACGGCTGGTCGTCGCCGCGAACCCGCTGCTCACGCTGTTCGTGCTGGGGCTCGCGATCGTCGTGCAGGCCGTGTCCGACCACCTCCTCGGCGGCCCGCTGCGGGCGCTCCTGCCGGACACCGCGGGGCTGCCCGAGCTGCTGCTGACCGCGTTCGTCGCCGCCGCGCTGGCCAACCTGCTGAACAACCTGCCGGCCACGCTGCTCCTCCTGGCGGTGCTCGGGCCGCACCCGGACACCGGCGTGCTGCTCGCCGTGCTGCTCGGCGTGAACATCGGCCCGAACGCCACCTACCTCGGCTCGCTCGCGACGCTGCTGTGGCGGCGGGTGCTCGGGCGCGACGCGCCCGGCCTCGGCGAGTTCACCCGGCTCGGCCTGGTGACCGTCCTGGTGAGCCTGGCCGCCGCGACCGTGGCGCTGTGGCTCGCTCTCCCGTAG